A section of the Neorhizobium galegae bv. orientalis str. HAMBI 540 genome encodes:
- the moaA gene encoding GTP 3',8-cyclase MoaA gives MIDPFGRAVTYLRVSVTDRCDFRCTYCMAENMTFLPKKDLLTLEELNRLCSAFISKGVRKIRLTGGEPLVRKNIMFLVRELGQHVKAGTLDELTLTTNGSQLAKYADELYDSGVRRINVSLDTLNPEKFKAITRWGDYHKVMEGIDAAQKAGLKIKLNAVALKDFNEFEIADMLRFAHGRGMDMTVIETMPMGEIDEDRTDQYLPLSKLRADLEEQFTLTEIPYKTGGPARYVEVQETGGRLGFITPMTHNFCESCNRVRLTCTGTLYMCLGQNDAADLRTALRASENDGYLSAAIDEAITRKPKGHDFIIDRTHKRPAVARHMSVTGG, from the coding sequence ATGATCGATCCGTTCGGCCGCGCGGTCACCTATCTACGTGTCTCGGTCACCGACCGCTGCGATTTCCGCTGCACCTATTGCATGGCGGAAAACATGACCTTCCTGCCGAAAAAGGACCTGCTGACGCTGGAAGAGCTCAACCGGCTCTGTTCCGCCTTCATTTCCAAGGGCGTCCGCAAGATCCGCCTCACGGGCGGCGAGCCGCTGGTGCGCAAGAACATCATGTTCCTAGTGCGTGAACTCGGCCAGCACGTCAAGGCCGGCACTCTCGACGAACTGACGCTGACGACCAATGGATCACAGCTGGCAAAATACGCCGACGAACTTTACGACAGCGGCGTGCGCCGCATCAATGTTTCGCTCGACACGCTGAACCCGGAAAAATTCAAGGCGATCACCCGCTGGGGCGATTACCACAAAGTCATGGAAGGCATTGACGCCGCCCAGAAGGCCGGGCTGAAGATCAAGCTGAATGCCGTGGCGCTGAAGGATTTCAACGAATTCGAGATCGCCGACATGCTACGTTTCGCGCATGGCCGCGGCATGGACATGACGGTGATCGAGACCATGCCGATGGGCGAGATCGACGAGGATCGCACCGACCAGTATCTGCCGCTGTCAAAGTTGCGCGCCGATCTCGAAGAACAGTTCACGCTGACCGAAATCCCCTACAAGACAGGTGGCCCTGCCCGCTATGTCGAAGTCCAGGAAACCGGCGGACGCTTAGGGTTCATCACGCCGATGACCCATAATTTCTGCGAAAGCTGCAACCGCGTGCGCCTCACCTGCACCGGCACACTCTACATGTGCCTCGGCCAGAACGATGCGGCCGACCTGCGCACGGCGCTGCGGGCCTCCGAGAACGACGGCTACCTGTCGGCCGCGATCGACGAAGCGATCACCCGCAAGCCCAAGGGCCACGATTTCATCATCGACCGTACCCACAAACGCCCCGCCGTCGCCCGCCACATGAGTGTCACCGGCGGCTGA
- a CDS encoding gamma-butyrobetaine hydroxylase-like domain-containing protein produces MSDIWPTELRVSKDRHTLNVTFSDGAAYPLSAETMRVLSPSAEVQGHGPGQQVTVPGKRNVGIAAITPAGNYAVRIRFDDGHDSGIFTWPYLRELGERGAELFADYERNLAEKGLSRDPPQRTQ; encoded by the coding sequence ATGAGCGACATTTGGCCGACGGAACTGCGGGTCTCCAAGGACCGCCACACGCTGAACGTCACCTTTAGCGACGGCGCGGCTTATCCCTTGTCGGCGGAAACGATGCGTGTGCTGTCGCCTTCGGCGGAAGTGCAGGGTCATGGTCCCGGCCAGCAGGTCACCGTGCCCGGCAAGCGCAATGTCGGCATTGCGGCGATCACCCCGGCCGGCAATTACGCCGTGCGGATCCGTTTCGACGACGGCCATGACAGCGGTATCTTCACCTGGCCATATTTGCGGGAACTCGGCGAGCGCGGCGCCGAGCTGTTTGCCGACTATGAGCGCAATCTGGCCGAAAAGGGTCTGTCGCGCGATCCGCCGCAACGGACGCAGTGA
- a CDS encoding MarR family winged helix-turn-helix transcriptional regulator gives MNKKQSLPWDHPRFRSWIAVARACQLMQTVLTRELAELDIKPPHLDILINLYRFEGISQQELAHKLLVGRSNMSMALPQMEKRGLIERRGDSKDKRVLRLYLTEEGRAVTEAAMGIQTALIERTLSSEPLDQCMAMAESMERLIVTLQSEVREDSREPV, from the coding sequence ATGAACAAAAAACAATCCCTTCCCTGGGATCATCCGCGTTTTCGCAGTTGGATTGCCGTCGCCCGCGCCTGCCAGTTGATGCAAACCGTGCTGACCCGCGAGCTCGCCGAACTCGACATCAAGCCGCCGCATCTCGATATCCTGATCAATCTCTATCGGTTCGAAGGGATTTCGCAGCAGGAGCTTGCCCACAAGCTTCTGGTCGGACGCTCCAACATGAGCATGGCGCTGCCGCAGATGGAAAAGCGCGGGCTGATCGAGCGACGCGGCGATAGCAAGGACAAGCGCGTCCTGCGCCTCTACCTGACGGAGGAGGGCCGCGCGGTGACGGAAGCTGCGATGGGCATCCAGACGGCACTGATCGAGCGTACGCTCTCCTCCGAGCCGCTGGATCAATGCATGGCGATGGCCGAATCGATGGAGCGGCTGATCGTTACCCTGCAGTCGGAGGTCCGTGAGGACAGCCGCGAACCGGTGTGA
- a CDS encoding alpha/beta hydrolase yields the protein MSSFALKVTRFAFAVPGRLFPDTAAKLAFRLFCLTPSRRPRGGKALAMENEGRERLAATQKIPLTVGKSTVMAYRFNGDGKPGRPRYLVVHGWGSNAAYIAALPAGLAENGAEVVVLDFPGHGLSSGRSLNMRQAVEAIVAAEKRFGHFDAAVGHSFGGASMMLAAGGVMKEVGSISPSKLVVIGAPSHIHWLFDDFSRMVGLPPRVKAQLMRRAEDVAGASLDDFDTVASAARLGTPLLVVHAEEDKEVAADHARRFEGLATARLEWANGLGHRRIVSDRGVIETIAAFLTGDGRPLRETSIIEKPGNDAAA from the coding sequence ATGTCATCCTTTGCACTCAAGGTCACCCGTTTCGCGTTTGCCGTCCCGGGACGGCTTTTCCCCGATACCGCGGCCAAGCTCGCCTTTCGGCTCTTCTGCCTGACACCCTCGCGCCGTCCGAGAGGCGGCAAGGCTCTGGCGATGGAGAACGAGGGACGCGAACGGCTGGCGGCCACCCAGAAAATCCCGCTCACTGTCGGAAAATCGACGGTGATGGCCTATCGCTTCAACGGCGACGGCAAGCCCGGCCGGCCCCGTTATCTTGTCGTGCACGGCTGGGGTTCCAATGCCGCCTATATCGCCGCCCTGCCGGCGGGATTGGCCGAAAACGGCGCCGAGGTGGTGGTGCTCGATTTTCCTGGTCACGGGCTTTCCAGCGGCCGCAGCCTCAACATGCGACAGGCCGTCGAGGCGATCGTTGCGGCGGAGAAGCGGTTTGGCCATTTCGATGCGGCGGTCGGTCATTCGTTCGGCGGTGCGAGCATGATGCTCGCCGCCGGCGGGGTGATGAAGGAAGTCGGCTCGATCTCCCCGTCGAAACTGGTCGTCATCGGCGCGCCGAGCCATATCCATTGGCTGTTCGACGATTTTTCGCGGATGGTCGGTCTGCCGCCGCGCGTCAAGGCGCAACTGATGCGGCGGGCGGAGGATGTGGCCGGCGCCTCCCTCGACGACTTCGATACGGTTGCGAGCGCCGCGCGGCTCGGCACGCCTCTGCTGGTCGTGCATGCCGAGGAGGACAAGGAGGTTGCCGCCGACCATGCCCGCCGCTTCGAAGGGCTTGCCACGGCACGGCTCGAATGGGCGAACGGGCTCGGACATCGCCGCATTGTCAGCGATCGCGGGGTGATCGAGACCATCGCAGCCTTCCTGACGGGCGATGGCCGGCCGTTGCGCGAAACCTCCATCATCGAGAAGCCCGGTAACGACGCCGCTGCTTGA
- a CDS encoding pyridoxamine 5'-phosphate oxidase family protein — MTIITSVEELKAIYDGVSEASLAKVTKTLTTEYRQIIEASPFVAFSTVGPEGLDCSPRGDLGGAVRIQDDATLLLPDWRGNNRIDSLINIVRDPRVALMFLVPGSNTAMRVNGRAVISVEPALLESFEMDGRHPRSVTIITINEVYFQCARALMRAELWNPEHFVDPKSLPTPGTLLKAAKADFDKDTYDREWPERAAKTMW, encoded by the coding sequence ATGACCATCATCACATCCGTCGAGGAACTGAAGGCGATCTATGACGGCGTCTCGGAAGCTTCGCTCGCCAAGGTGACGAAGACGCTGACCACGGAATACCGGCAGATCATCGAGGCTTCGCCCTTTGTCGCCTTCTCAACCGTGGGGCCGGAAGGGCTCGACTGCTCTCCGCGCGGCGATCTTGGCGGGGCGGTGCGTATCCAGGACGATGCAACCCTGCTTCTGCCCGACTGGCGCGGCAACAACCGCATCGATTCGCTGATCAACATCGTGCGCGACCCGCGCGTGGCGTTGATGTTTCTCGTCCCCGGCTCGAACACGGCGATGCGCGTCAACGGCCGCGCCGTGATCTCGGTGGAGCCTGCGCTGCTCGAAAGCTTCGAGATGGACGGCCGGCATCCGCGCAGCGTCACGATCATCACCATAAACGAGGTCTATTTCCAGTGCGCCCGGGCTCTGATGCGCGCCGAACTCTGGAACCCGGAGCATTTCGTCGACCCGAAGAGCCTGCCGACGCCCGGAACGCTCCTGAAGGCGGCCAAGGCGGATTTCGACAAGGATACCTACGACCGCGAATGGCCGGAGCGTGCCGCCAAGACGATGTGGTAG
- a CDS encoding M15 family metallopeptidase gives MSWSTDRQFLRSAAVMLSILVCGPGEARELRLEEKIAALVKAYPDMIEASRDGRLMMKEGAPIPIDDGIRRNHAQMLAEGDVEDSLSQAYRPGSCEYRPPVDSDPGRIRSDDLMKRLYGASANAVQSSLVPVAWFGETLRVTSRNGVDKALAAVRDELAADPGLKTYLTPSAGVFNWRKVAGQTNLSVHSFGAAIDLNTKHADYWLWSGGKPGTVQNYKNRFPMKIVAAFERHGFIWGGRWYHYDTMHFEYRPELLAIAGAAGVSACD, from the coding sequence ATGTCCTGGTCTACTGACAGGCAGTTCCTCCGGTCGGCGGCCGTGATGCTGTCGATCCTCGTCTGCGGCCCAGGCGAGGCGCGCGAACTGCGCCTGGAGGAGAAGATCGCGGCCCTCGTGAAGGCCTATCCCGACATGATCGAGGCCAGCCGCGACGGCAGGCTGATGATGAAGGAGGGCGCGCCGATTCCGATCGACGACGGGATCAGGCGCAATCACGCGCAAATGCTGGCCGAGGGCGATGTCGAGGACAGCCTGTCTCAGGCATATCGGCCCGGCTCGTGCGAATACCGCCCGCCGGTCGATTCCGATCCGGGCCGCATCCGCAGCGACGACTTGATGAAGCGCCTTTATGGCGCGAGTGCCAATGCCGTGCAGTCGAGCCTTGTGCCGGTCGCATGGTTCGGCGAGACGTTGCGGGTCACCAGCCGTAACGGGGTCGACAAGGCGCTAGCCGCCGTCCGGGATGAGCTTGCCGCCGACCCGGGCCTGAAAACCTACCTGACGCCGTCGGCCGGCGTCTTCAACTGGCGCAAGGTTGCGGGACAGACCAATCTCTCCGTCCACAGTTTTGGCGCGGCGATCGATCTCAACACGAAACACGCCGATTACTGGTTGTGGTCGGGAGGCAAACCCGGCACCGTCCAGAACTACAAAAACCGCTTTCCGATGAAGATCGTCGCGGCATTCGAGCGCCATGGCTTTATCTGGGGCGGTCGCTGGTATCACTACGACACCATGCATTTCGAATACCGCCCGGAACTGCTGGCTATCGCCGGCGCCGCCGGCGTCTCGGCCTGCGACTGA
- a CDS encoding GGDEF domain-containing protein: MTTATAPRAQSSDLIGQIIYAVRSMGVAPIPRNYQLFYEAYIGSNPDLTRDLAALGSRATQEELDALSHRYLGTGQVAVIEDAHTRILGELDALLKLLRQEQSSLESYGKLLGETAQRINSKSNFSNDLLTSALALLSEATGSTMAHGEKTVGGVVQRSQEMDQVRRELDEYKRIANTDSLTRIANRRAFDERLAATYDNMALLPVTALVLADIDNFKKINDSYGHPVGDKILATVASVIRSNVRKDVFVARSGGEEFAILVEGNTPEEVMIICERVRRALETRIFRNSRSGIDYGPVTISLGFAMGSQASDPGELYANADTALYNAKNAGRNRSVFFDDSMKKDYVGKSWLIYRK; encoded by the coding sequence ATGACGACGGCAACAGCGCCGAGAGCGCAATCTAGCGATCTGATCGGCCAGATCATCTATGCGGTGCGATCGATGGGCGTCGCGCCGATCCCTCGTAACTATCAGCTTTTCTACGAGGCCTATATCGGTTCCAATCCTGACCTGACCCGCGATCTGGCGGCGCTCGGAAGCCGTGCCACGCAGGAGGAGCTGGACGCACTTTCGCATCGGTACCTTGGAACGGGCCAGGTGGCGGTCATCGAAGACGCCCATACCAGGATTCTTGGCGAACTGGACGCGCTCCTGAAACTGTTGCGGCAGGAGCAGAGCTCGCTCGAAAGCTACGGCAAGCTGCTTGGAGAGACCGCTCAGCGGATCAACTCCAAGAGCAATTTTTCGAACGACCTGCTGACCAGCGCACTGGCGCTGCTGAGCGAAGCGACGGGCAGCACCATGGCGCATGGTGAAAAGACCGTTGGCGGCGTCGTCCAGCGCTCGCAGGAAATGGACCAGGTCCGCCGGGAACTCGACGAATACAAGCGTATCGCCAACACCGATTCTTTGACCCGCATCGCCAACCGCCGGGCCTTCGACGAGCGCCTTGCGGCGACTTACGACAATATGGCCCTGCTGCCGGTCACCGCATTGGTGCTGGCCGATATCGACAACTTCAAGAAGATCAACGACAGCTACGGCCATCCGGTCGGCGACAAGATCCTCGCGACGGTTGCTTCCGTGATCCGCTCGAATGTCCGCAAGGATGTCTTCGTCGCCCGCTCCGGCGGCGAGGAATTCGCGATCCTCGTCGAAGGCAACACGCCGGAAGAGGTGATGATCATCTGCGAGCGGGTCCGCCGCGCGCTGGAAACCCGGATCTTCCGCAATTCGCGCTCCGGCATCGACTACGGCCCGGTCACCATCTCGCTCGGCTTTGCAATGGGTTCGCAGGCGAGCGATCCCGGCGAACTTTACGCCAATGCCGATACGGCGCTCTACAATGCCAAGAACGCCGGCCGGAACCGCTCAGTCTTTTTCGATGACAGCATGAAGAAGGACTATGTCGGCAAGAGCTGGCTGATCTACAGGAAGTAG
- the fumC gene encoding class II fumarate hydratase: MASTRTETDTFGPIEVASDRYWGAQAQRSLGNFKIGWEKQPLAVVRALGIVKQAAARANMELGGLDAALGKVIVEAAQEVIDGKLDDHFPLVVWQTGSGTQSNMNANEVISNRAIEMLGGVMGSKKPVHPNDHVNMSQSSNDTYPTAMHIACVETIVRHLIPSLKHLREALDVKVKAFSHIIKIGRTHTQDATPLTLGQEFSGYAAQVGSAIANIELTLPALSKLAQGGTAVGTGLNAPVGFAEKVAEEISKITDLPFVTAPNKFEALASHDSMVFAHGAINAAAAALFKIANDIRFLGSGPRAGLGELSLPENEPGSSIMPGKVNPTQSEALTQVCAHIFGNHAALTFAGSQGHFELNVYNPMMAYNFLQSVQLLGDAAVSFTDNCVVGIEAREDNIRRGVENSLMLVTALNSRLGYDICAKIAKTAHKNGTTLREEAVGGGYLTNEEFDQYVRPENMIGPK, from the coding sequence ATGGCATCGACCCGCACCGAAACCGACACGTTTGGCCCGATCGAAGTGGCGAGCGACCGTTATTGGGGCGCTCAGGCGCAGCGCTCGCTCGGCAACTTCAAGATCGGCTGGGAGAAGCAGCCGCTCGCGGTCGTTCGGGCGCTCGGCATCGTCAAGCAGGCCGCCGCCCGGGCCAACATGGAACTGGGCGGCCTCGACGCTGCGCTCGGCAAGGTCATCGTCGAAGCGGCGCAGGAAGTCATCGACGGCAAGCTCGACGACCACTTCCCGCTGGTCGTCTGGCAGACCGGTTCCGGCACCCAGTCGAACATGAACGCCAATGAGGTGATCTCCAACCGCGCGATCGAAATGCTCGGCGGCGTGATGGGCTCCAAGAAGCCCGTTCATCCCAACGACCACGTCAACATGAGCCAGTCGTCGAACGACACCTATCCGACGGCCATGCACATCGCCTGCGTCGAAACCATCGTGCGGCACCTGATCCCGTCGCTGAAGCATCTGCGCGAAGCGCTGGACGTGAAGGTCAAGGCTTTCTCCCACATCATCAAGATCGGCCGCACCCATACGCAGGACGCCACCCCGCTGACGCTCGGCCAGGAGTTTTCCGGCTATGCGGCGCAGGTCGGCTCGGCGATCGCCAATATCGAACTGACGCTGCCGGCGCTCTCCAAGCTCGCCCAGGGCGGCACGGCAGTCGGTACCGGCCTCAACGCCCCGGTCGGCTTTGCCGAAAAGGTCGCCGAGGAGATCTCGAAGATCACCGATCTGCCCTTCGTCACCGCCCCGAACAAGTTCGAAGCGCTCGCGTCGCATGATTCCATGGTCTTCGCCCACGGCGCGATCAACGCTGCTGCCGCCGCTCTCTTCAAGATCGCCAACGACATCCGCTTCCTCGGTTCCGGTCCGCGTGCGGGCCTTGGCGAACTATCGCTGCCGGAAAACGAACCGGGGTCGTCGATCATGCCAGGCAAGGTCAATCCGACCCAGTCGGAAGCCCTGACCCAGGTCTGCGCCCACATCTTCGGCAACCACGCGGCGCTCACCTTCGCCGGCAGCCAGGGCCATTTCGAACTGAACGTCTACAATCCGATGATGGCCTATAATTTCCTGCAGTCGGTGCAGCTGCTCGGCGACGCCGCGGTCTCCTTCACCGACAATTGCGTGGTCGGCATCGAGGCCCGGGAAGACAATATCAGACGCGGCGTGGAAAATTCGCTGATGCTGGTCACCGCTCTCAACTCCCGGCTCGGCTACGACATCTGCGCCAAGATCGCCAAGACCGCCCACAAGAACGGAACGACTCTTCGCGAAGAAGCAGTCGGCGGCGGATACCTGACGAACGAGGAATTCGACCAGTATGTCCGTCCTGAGAACATGATCGGTCCAAAATAA
- a CDS encoding L,D-transpeptidase family protein, which yields MQVTGTTLQHKHKKTSIALALVSGISIFTGAAVPAHAVTLLDLLRGGPGADRPRHADNGLPGVGGNASMPSERSLADPEPLPKVSGPRYYTYKPDAERVVKTAAFAAASATDGRRLITEARVSAPPEIATALEAFYGKAGEPLWVTAGDVNEKARGVLSLFERAGEYGLEPADYILPVPALTTASVAAPADAATPINVSATTSAPVSAADSHDRALMQFELALSEKVLMFAQDMVRGRIDPNKVSGYHDFKRKDVKLSLVLPFAQTGTDVAAYLQGLAPQGPQFQALKAELATLRAAAANDGPRISLPDDILLKPGKSSPDMASIIAAIQHTGSEALKTKHAATLTAYQQTPDYTPELVEIVKSFQAEVGLKADGVIGNATVRKMVGHTSKDKIEKVEVAMEQARWLPDDLGQRYVFINQPAFMVYYHDRGAEQFSMRVVVGGKANQTYFFQDEIETVEFNPYWGVPQSIIINEMLPHLRQDPSYLDRMGYEVSIGGKAVPSSSVNWFGSTDKISVRQPPSGDNALGDLKILFPNSHAIYMHDTPSKSFFQRDMRALSHGCVRLAEPRKMAAAVLGTTIDDVNGRIAAGQNVATKVPVRIPVYVSYFTAWPNKDGKVEYFDDVYGRDDATVRAFAATTKVRAAQS from the coding sequence ATGCAGGTGACGGGGACGACATTGCAGCACAAACACAAAAAAACTTCGATCGCATTGGCGCTCGTGTCCGGCATCTCGATTTTTACCGGAGCCGCCGTTCCCGCACATGCCGTGACCCTTCTCGATCTCTTGCGTGGTGGTCCTGGAGCAGACCGGCCAAGGCACGCCGATAACGGCCTGCCGGGCGTCGGCGGCAATGCCAGCATGCCGAGCGAGCGCAGTCTCGCCGATCCCGAACCGCTGCCGAAGGTCTCGGGGCCGCGTTATTACACCTATAAGCCGGATGCCGAGCGGGTTGTGAAGACGGCCGCCTTCGCTGCAGCGTCCGCGACGGACGGCAGGCGCCTCATCACCGAGGCCAGGGTTTCTGCCCCGCCGGAAATTGCCACCGCTCTCGAAGCCTTCTACGGCAAGGCCGGGGAGCCTCTCTGGGTCACCGCCGGCGACGTCAATGAAAAGGCGAGGGGCGTTCTGTCGCTCTTCGAGCGTGCCGGCGAATATGGGTTGGAACCGGCCGATTACATCCTGCCGGTCCCGGCGCTGACCACCGCAAGCGTTGCCGCGCCCGCCGATGCGGCAACCCCCATCAATGTTTCCGCAACGACGTCGGCGCCGGTTTCCGCTGCCGATAGCCACGACCGCGCCCTCATGCAGTTCGAGCTGGCGCTGTCGGAAAAGGTGCTGATGTTTGCGCAGGACATGGTGCGCGGCCGCATCGATCCGAACAAGGTATCCGGATACCACGATTTCAAGCGCAAGGACGTCAAGCTTTCGCTCGTCCTGCCTTTCGCGCAGACCGGAACCGATGTCGCGGCCTATCTCCAAGGCCTTGCGCCGCAGGGTCCTCAATTCCAGGCGCTGAAGGCAGAGCTCGCGACGCTGCGCGCCGCCGCCGCCAACGACGGTCCGCGCATTTCGCTGCCGGACGACATTCTCCTGAAGCCGGGCAAGAGCAGCCCGGATATGGCGAGCATCATCGCCGCCATCCAGCATACCGGTTCCGAAGCGCTGAAGACCAAGCATGCGGCGACGCTGACGGCCTACCAGCAGACCCCGGACTACACGCCCGAGCTCGTCGAGATCGTCAAATCCTTCCAGGCCGAAGTCGGCCTCAAGGCTGACGGCGTCATCGGCAACGCGACGGTGCGCAAGATGGTCGGCCACACGTCGAAGGACAAGATCGAGAAGGTCGAAGTCGCCATGGAACAGGCGCGCTGGCTGCCGGACGATCTCGGCCAGCGTTACGTCTTCATCAACCAGCCGGCATTCATGGTCTATTATCATGACCGCGGTGCCGAACAGTTCTCGATGCGCGTCGTGGTCGGCGGCAAGGCCAATCAGACCTATTTCTTCCAGGACGAGATCGAAACGGTCGAGTTCAACCCCTATTGGGGCGTGCCGCAGTCGATCATCATCAACGAGATGCTGCCGCACCTGCGCCAGGATCCGAGCTATCTCGACCGGATGGGTTACGAGGTGTCGATCGGCGGAAAGGCGGTGCCGTCGAGCAGCGTCAACTGGTTCGGCTCGACCGACAAGATTTCCGTGCGCCAGCCGCCGTCTGGCGACAACGCACTCGGCGATCTGAAGATCCTCTTCCCGAACAGCCATGCGATCTACATGCATGACACGCCCTCGAAGAGCTTCTTCCAGCGCGACATGCGGGCACTGAGCCATGGATGCGTACGTCTTGCCGAACCGCGCAAGATGGCCGCCGCCGTGCTCGGCACGACGATCGACGACGTGAACGGCCGGATCGCCGCCGGCCAGAACGTCGCCACCAAGGTACCGGTCAGGATCCCGGTCTATGTCTCCTACTTCACCGCCTGGCCGAACAAGGACGGCAAGGTCGAATATTTCGACGACGTCTATGGCCGTGACGATGCGACGGTGAGAGCCTTCGCCGCGACGACCAAGGTTCGCGCGGCCCAGAGCTGA
- a CDS encoding HAD family hydrolase, with protein sequence MTAPLVIFDLDGTLIDTAPDLIDSLNYTIEDVGLQPVTFEDLTHLVGQGVRVMIRRAFELRRVALDEPTAARLFDRYMEHYEAQMPGRSRPYDGVVACLDRLSAVGMRLAVCTNKSERLAFPLLEKLGLLDRFVAMTCGDTFAVRKPDAQHIFGTIERAGGDPTTSVMIGDSVNDILAAQNAGIPSIAVSFGYSDVAVDTLNPDRVISGYHELTVEMVETLISTDVKRVAAAT encoded by the coding sequence TTGACCGCTCCACTCGTCATTTTCGACCTCGACGGCACGCTGATCGACACCGCACCGGATCTGATCGACAGCCTTAATTATACGATCGAGGACGTCGGCCTGCAGCCGGTGACGTTCGAGGACCTCACCCATCTCGTCGGCCAGGGCGTGCGCGTGATGATCCGCCGTGCCTTCGAACTGCGCAGAGTTGCGCTCGACGAGCCGACCGCTGCCAGGCTGTTCGACCGCTATATGGAGCATTACGAGGCGCAGATGCCGGGCAGAAGCCGCCCCTACGATGGCGTCGTTGCATGTCTCGACCGTCTGTCGGCCGTCGGCATGCGGCTCGCCGTCTGCACCAACAAGTCCGAACGGCTCGCCTTCCCGCTTCTCGAAAAGCTAGGTCTTCTGGACCGCTTCGTCGCGATGACCTGCGGCGACACCTTTGCCGTCCGCAAGCCGGATGCCCAGCATATTTTCGGCACCATCGAACGTGCCGGCGGCGACCCCACCACGAGCGTCATGATCGGCGACAGCGTCAACGATATTCTAGCCGCGCAAAATGCCGGAATTCCCTCGATCGCCGTGAGCTTCGGTTATTCCGACGTCGCCGTCGATACGCTCAACCCGGACCGGGTGATCAGCGGTTATCACGAGCTGACCGTGGAAATGGTGGAAACGCTGATTTCGACCGATGTGAAGCGAGTGGCGGCAGCCACGTAA
- the rpiA gene encoding ribose-5-phosphate isomerase RpiA, protein MDAREMKVKAAQAALAYVEDGMRLGIGTGSTADEFVRLLAEKVHEGFKVEGVPTSERTARLCVELGVPLRSLDELPELDLTIDGADEVDANLTLIKGGGGALLREKIVAAASSRMIVIADESKLVGMLGAYPLPIEINPFGQTATQIAIEKAASRLGLSGELKLRKSGADVFTTDGGHYIFDASFGRIPDADALSAELNFIPGVVEHGLFIHMASLAIIAGEAGARTLEAK, encoded by the coding sequence ATGGACGCCCGGGAAATGAAAGTCAAGGCGGCGCAAGCGGCACTGGCCTATGTCGAGGACGGCATGAGGCTTGGTATCGGCACCGGTTCGACGGCGGACGAATTCGTCAGGCTACTCGCCGAAAAGGTTCACGAGGGCTTCAAGGTCGAAGGCGTGCCGACGTCCGAGCGTACTGCGCGGCTCTGCGTCGAGCTCGGTGTCCCGCTGAGATCGCTCGATGAGCTTCCGGAGCTCGATCTGACAATCGACGGTGCCGACGAAGTCGATGCCAACCTGACCCTGATCAAGGGCGGCGGCGGTGCGTTGCTGCGCGAAAAGATCGTCGCCGCGGCGTCCAGCCGCATGATCGTGATTGCCGACGAAAGCAAGCTCGTCGGCATGCTCGGGGCCTATCCGCTGCCGATCGAAATCAATCCCTTCGGTCAGACGGCGACCCAGATCGCGATCGAAAAGGCCGCCTCCAGATTGGGGTTGAGCGGCGAACTGAAGCTGCGCAAATCGGGGGCTGATGTCTTCACGACGGACGGTGGCCACTACATTTTCGACGCATCTTTTGGCCGCATTCCTGATGCAGACGCTCTGTCAGCGGAGCTTAATTTCATTCCCGGTGTCGTGGAACACGGGCTGTTCATCCATATGGCGTCCTTAGCGATCATTGCCGGCGAGGCTGGAGCGCGGACGCTCGAGGCGAAGTAA